One genomic window of Sulfurovum lithotrophicum includes the following:
- a CDS encoding vWA domain-containing protein gives MHFTFGSPFFLLLLLLLPCFLWCREHNRTYYFPKLEWAGRESALLSWEPWLKILIYTFLVVALAKPFVYDAAGNQHKKGRDLVLAIDASGSMAQSGFDEKDRFKTKYETTLDLSADFIKHRFDDNMGVVVFGTFAYTASPLTYDLEAMESMLKMTTVGIAGESTAIGDALMQAMRTLSYGEAQSKAIILLTDGYHNAGRSSPKAAVAKAKEKRIKIYTIGVGKSSDYDAALLDTIAKESGGKSYAAASAAQLKEVYKEIDKLEPSPVRGENYLNQRLLIFFPLMAAFLLLLGWVLYPKRSLLLGDGK, from the coding sequence ATGCATTTTACATTCGGCTCACCTTTTTTCCTCTTGTTGCTGTTGCTGCTGCCCTGTTTTCTGTGGTGCAGAGAGCATAACAGGACCTATTACTTTCCCAAGCTTGAGTGGGCAGGCAGGGAAAGTGCCCTGCTGAGCTGGGAGCCCTGGCTGAAAATACTGATCTATACTTTTCTTGTGGTTGCCCTGGCAAAGCCTTTTGTCTACGATGCTGCTGGAAACCAGCACAAAAAAGGACGTGATCTCGTTCTGGCGATCGATGCCAGCGGATCGATGGCGCAGAGCGGCTTCGATGAGAAGGACCGCTTCAAGACCAAATATGAAACGACTCTCGATCTCTCGGCAGATTTCATCAAGCACCGTTTTGACGATAATATGGGTGTCGTGGTCTTCGGTACATTTGCCTATACGGCTTCGCCTCTGACCTATGACCTCGAGGCGATGGAAAGTATGTTGAAGATGACCACGGTAGGCATTGCGGGAGAGAGTACAGCCATCGGGGATGCGTTGATGCAGGCGATGCGTACACTTTCCTACGGAGAAGCACAGAGCAAGGCGATCATCCTTTTAACGGATGGGTACCACAATGCCGGAAGGTCCTCTCCCAAAGCTGCCGTAGCGAAAGCAAAAGAAAAAAGGATAAAGATTTACACCATCGGGGTGGGAAAGTCGTCGGACTATGATGCGGCACTGCTGGATACCATCGCCAAAGAGAGCGGCGGGAAAAGCTATGCCGCTGCATCGGCTGCACAGCTCAAAGAAGTCTACAAGGAGATCGACAAACTGGAGCCCAGTCCGGTCAGGGGAGAGAACTACCTCAACCAGAGACTGTTGATCTTCTTCCCTCTTATGGCGGCATTCCTTCTGCTCCTGGGATGGGTGCTCTACCCAAAAAGAAGTCTGCTTCTTGGAGATGGGAAATGA
- a CDS encoding tetratricopeptide repeat protein, producing MRFLWIILIAAGLAAGEFDEAVTEYKQGNYIKALDAFYVLAKEGHPKAQFNVGLIYANGKGVNKDIYQAKEWYKKAAKQGNTAAQYNLAKLISQSSDKTDPGAQEEVRYWYEKAAEGGQKEAMNDLALLYLKGSGVKQNKRKAFGLFKKAAQLGDASAQINLALMYAWGEGIPNDKVKAYNNLKQALRQGKTEASVYLERLCKESSWACQND from the coding sequence ATGAGATTTTTATGGATCATACTGATCGCTGCCGGACTTGCTGCAGGTGAATTTGATGAAGCCGTAACAGAGTATAAGCAGGGCAACTACATCAAAGCCCTCGATGCCTTTTATGTATTGGCAAAAGAGGGGCATCCCAAAGCGCAATTCAATGTGGGGCTGATCTATGCCAACGGCAAAGGGGTCAACAAAGACATCTATCAGGCCAAGGAGTGGTACAAAAAAGCTGCCAAACAGGGAAATACTGCTGCACAGTACAACCTGGCAAAGCTGATTTCCCAAAGCTCCGACAAGACGGACCCGGGTGCACAGGAAGAGGTGAGATACTGGTATGAAAAAGCTGCCGAGGGAGGCCAAAAAGAGGCTATGAACGACCTTGCACTACTCTATTTGAAAGGTAGTGGCGTCAAACAAAACAAACGCAAAGCTTTCGGGCTTTTCAAAAAAGCCGCACAACTGGGTGATGCTTCGGCACAGATCAATCTTGCACTGATGTATGCCTGGGGTGAGGGAATCCCCAATGATAAGGTCAAAGCCTACAATAACCTGAAGCAGGCACTCAGACAGGGTAAGACAGAAGCCTCCGTCTACCTTGAGCGACTTTGCAAAGAGAGCAGCTGGGCCTGCCAAAATGATTAA
- a CDS encoding diguanylate cyclase domain-containing protein: MAEQQMAYQEERFYSMVRMSILLLLTFLSFFISADIYPQIQLIQMVLGSLMILSLAYHALITYMPDSFVAVRKNTLMLMDFFILTFLINSLGAQGIYLLPLYAIIVMQSSVSYGLGYYVSGAVIATASLAYLATLSDYWKGQYDVIVAFGITTLLVPLFYIKTQHRLNQKIDEAEEKIAYVDQLEEEMSTELTGVKDRDTYKKSLRELVKEKSPFTLLFISLLQIDEGKEEEHINEILIQEIVDKVNKVLGEDDLFARLSGNEFVIISKYPRAFLRKYLQKLEDTIVSTHKVNGKSIRIEPNIGVALYPEDGRNEMSIGKCADEAMHAVKEKANVRHLFYRGIAS; this comes from the coding sequence ATGGCTGAACAACAAATGGCATATCAGGAAGAGCGTTTTTACAGTATGGTCAGAATGAGCATATTGCTGCTATTGACTTTTCTAAGTTTTTTTATCAGTGCAGATATCTATCCGCAGATACAGCTGATACAGATGGTTTTAGGGTCCTTGATGATCCTTTCCCTGGCCTACCATGCATTAATCACCTATATGCCTGACAGCTTTGTTGCTGTCAGAAAAAATACCCTCATGTTGATGGATTTTTTTATTCTGACATTCCTGATCAATAGTCTGGGGGCCCAGGGCATCTACCTTCTGCCGCTGTACGCCATTATCGTCATGCAGAGCAGCGTAAGCTACGGTCTTGGCTATTATGTCAGTGGTGCGGTGATCGCAACAGCCTCATTGGCTTACCTGGCAACCCTTTCAGATTACTGGAAGGGGCAGTATGATGTTATCGTAGCCTTTGGTATTACCACTTTACTGGTACCTCTTTTTTATATAAAAACCCAACACAGACTGAATCAAAAGATCGATGAAGCGGAAGAAAAGATCGCTTATGTAGACCAACTCGAGGAGGAGATGAGCACAGAACTCACCGGGGTAAAAGATAGGGACACATACAAAAAAAGCCTCAGGGAACTGGTGAAGGAAAAATCGCCGTTCACACTTCTTTTCATCTCCCTGCTGCAGATCGATGAAGGCAAAGAAGAGGAACATATCAACGAAATACTTATTCAGGAGATCGTCGACAAGGTAAACAAAGTACTTGGGGAGGATGATCTTTTTGCCAGACTGAGCGGTAACGAGTTTGTCATTATCAGTAAATACCCCCGTGCCTTCCTCAGAAAGTATCTGCAAAAACTGGAAGACACCATTGTCTCTACACACAAGGTCAACGGCAAAAGTATCCGTATTGAACCCAATATCGGTGTAGCACTCTACCCTGAAGACGGCCGGAATGAGATGAGCATCGGAAAATGTGCCGATGAAGCCATGCATGCCGTCAAAGAGAAAGCAAATGTTCGTCACCTTTTCTATCGCGGGATTGCAAGCTAA
- a CDS encoding L,D-transpeptidase family protein, translating to MKHLQKLIHLFLGTAVISLFLFSGSAAAKTADIAFSEKASDMMIQALKPEPDKSFLKQLYTELFYLPIWIKKDKPSKVSQELFDIIKSDRSLERTTDLYQNALSLEEEMHQLYDYPSSIVQKINWEFKMSQLYEEYANYVIYGSINWGALQARLSNLRVSAITAGWITYKPEENPLSVIENAVLKGSLKKAFAKAEPHKYHYRALRKYLDKYIAIKENGGWPTVNIKGVLRPDHRNTAVPDLRERLLITGDYIPCDESDESDLYDNCLKKAVIRFQKRNGLSAKGVIGKNTLKALNQTVDERITIIKINLDRIKWLHERPDNRHIIINIPDYRLYYEVNGKLKMTMKVIVGKRKNPTPIFSNRVKSVVLNPYWNVPKSIIQKEMIPKLLRNPHAMAGQGIDIYTGWGSNAEKVSGGSVNWAQYRYSKTVPYRFAQRPGNRNALGRIKFLFPNQFSVYMHDTPTKHLFKSNKRSYSHGCIRLEKPKLMMKTIAAFNPNFKLNKAEKILKSKKNTYFTLENTIPIDVVYLTAWVDYDGKLQFRDDVYKYDELMIASVRKW from the coding sequence ATGAAACACTTACAAAAACTGATTCATCTCTTTCTCGGCACTGCCGTCATCTCCCTTTTTCTCTTTTCAGGAAGCGCAGCAGCCAAAACGGCGGATATCGCTTTCAGCGAGAAGGCTTCGGACATGATGATCCAGGCACTGAAACCGGAACCCGACAAAAGCTTTCTCAAGCAGCTCTATACAGAGCTTTTCTACCTTCCCATCTGGATCAAAAAAGACAAGCCTTCCAAAGTAAGCCAAGAACTCTTTGACATCATCAAATCTGACAGATCCCTGGAGAGAACGACGGACCTCTACCAGAATGCCCTCTCTCTCGAAGAAGAAATGCATCAGCTCTACGACTACCCAAGCAGTATCGTGCAGAAGATCAACTGGGAGTTCAAGATGAGCCAGCTCTATGAAGAGTATGCCAACTACGTTATTTACGGCAGCATCAACTGGGGTGCCCTTCAGGCAAGGCTCTCGAACCTGCGTGTCTCTGCCATTACTGCGGGCTGGATCACCTATAAGCCCGAAGAAAATCCTCTGAGCGTCATTGAAAATGCCGTGCTCAAAGGTAGCCTGAAAAAAGCCTTTGCAAAGGCTGAACCGCACAAGTACCACTACAGAGCCCTCAGGAAATATCTTGACAAATATATCGCCATCAAAGAGAACGGCGGCTGGCCGACCGTCAACATCAAAGGTGTTCTCCGACCGGACCACAGGAACACCGCCGTACCGGATCTCAGAGAACGCCTGCTGATCACCGGGGACTACATTCCCTGCGATGAGAGTGATGAGAGCGACCTTTATGACAACTGTCTCAAAAAGGCGGTCATACGCTTTCAGAAACGCAACGGCCTGAGCGCCAAAGGCGTCATAGGCAAGAACACGCTCAAAGCACTCAACCAGACTGTAGATGAACGTATTACCATCATTAAAATTAACCTGGACCGGATCAAATGGCTGCATGAGCGTCCGGACAACAGGCATATCATCATCAACATTCCCGACTACCGGCTCTACTATGAAGTGAACGGGAAACTGAAAATGACGATGAAGGTCATTGTGGGAAAACGCAAGAACCCTACACCGATCTTCTCAAACCGTGTCAAAAGCGTCGTACTCAATCCTTACTGGAACGTACCCAAGAGTATTATCCAGAAAGAGATGATCCCCAAACTGCTGAGAAATCCGCATGCCATGGCGGGGCAGGGTATCGACATTTACACCGGATGGGGAAGCAATGCCGAAAAGGTCAGTGGCGGATCGGTCAACTGGGCACAGTACCGCTATAGCAAGACCGTACCCTACCGTTTTGCCCAGAGACCCGGGAACAGGAATGCCCTGGGGCGCATCAAATTCCTTTTCCCCAACCAGTTCAGTGTCTATATGCATGACACACCGACCAAACATTTGTTCAAAAGTAACAAGCGCTCTTACAGTCACGGCTGTATCCGTTTGGAGAAGCCCAAACTGATGATGAAAACCATCGCCGCATTCAACCCGAACTTCAAACTGAACAAAGCAGAGAAGATCCTCAAAAGCAAAAAAAATACCTACTTCACTCTCGAGAACACCATCCCCATCGATGTGGTCTACCTTACTGCCTGGGTCGATTACGACGGAAAACTGCAGTTCAGGGACGATGTCTACAAATATGACGAACTGATGATAGCTTCAGTGAGAAAATGGTGA
- the dapF gene encoding diaminopimelate epimerase, which translates to MTVTKYSANGNDFIIFIAQGHEDRSELAKKLCHRQNGVGADGMVVVLPHKEYDFEWEFYNSDGSEANMCGNASRAVAHFAHEKGISKDGKAEFLTGAGVIRATINGLYVVSDMVEPDIQRDDIDENGERWWLIDSGVPHLVAIRENIDNFDLAEARRLREKYDANINICRLDGDTLYVRTYERGVEDETLACGTGMVACYIRLHKEGKVPDQIKVHPKSGDELYVSYEEGVYRFGGKVTKTFIAETLI; encoded by the coding sequence ATGACCGTAACCAAATATTCCGCCAACGGAAACGATTTCATTATTTTTATTGCACAGGGACATGAGGACAGGTCCGAACTCGCCAAAAAACTCTGTCACCGCCAAAATGGCGTTGGTGCCGATGGCATGGTTGTGGTTCTGCCACATAAAGAGTATGATTTCGAGTGGGAGTTCTATAATTCTGATGGTTCCGAAGCAAACATGTGTGGCAATGCCAGCCGCGCCGTAGCCCATTTTGCTCATGAAAAAGGCATCTCCAAAGACGGAAAAGCAGAGTTCCTGACCGGTGCAGGAGTCATCCGTGCCACAATCAATGGCCTCTATGTCGTCAGCGATATGGTCGAACCCGATATCCAGCGTGATGACATTGACGAAAACGGGGAGAGGTGGTGGCTTATTGATTCCGGGGTACCACATCTTGTCGCTATCCGGGAAAACATTGACAATTTTGATCTGGCAGAAGCACGTAGACTCAGGGAAAAATACGATGCCAATATCAATATCTGCCGCCTGGACGGGGATACCCTCTATGTCAGAACCTATGAACGCGGGGTGGAAGATGAAACCCTGGCCTGCGGAACAGGAATGGTCGCCTGCTACATCCGTCTGCATAAAGAGGGTAAAGTACCTGACCAGATCAAAGTACACCCAAAAAGCGGTGACGAACTCTATGTAAGCTACGAAGAGGGTGTCTATCGTTTTGGCGGCAAGGTGACCAAAACCTTCATTGCTGAAACACTGATATAG
- the ilvD gene encoding dihydroxy-acid dehydratase, which translates to MRSDEIKQGYSRAPHRSLLRATGVKDEDFDKPFIGVANSFIEIIPGHFFLNKVAEIIKAEIRANGCVPFEFNTIGVDDGIAMGHDGMLYSLPSREIIANSIETVMNAHKLDAMIAIPNCDKIVPGMIMGALRVDVPTVFVSGGPMAAGHMEDGTPIDLATVFEGVGEYEAGEISEETLTEMECNACPSGGSCSGMFTANSMNTLMEAMGIALPGNGTILALTPERTELYKKAARRICEIAKSEAAEREKFRMRNILNEKAVRNAFAVDMAMGGSSNTVLHMLAIAKEAEVDFNLEDINVISKRVSHIAKISPSLTTVHMEDINKAGGVSAVMHEMSKRGEDILLDNLTVTGESLMERIKDAKILDTDIIHTVDNPYSEVGGLAILYGNLAEQGAVIKTAGITGDRAFTGTAVCFDSQDEAIEGILSGKVKAGNVVVIRYEGPKGGPGMQEMLSPTSLIMGMGLGDKVALITDGRFSGATRGASIGHVSPEAAEGGLIGLLEDGDEIHLDVDNYILEAKLTFEEIAERKDKFKPIVKPLKSKWLRQYRALVTNASNGAVLEAE; encoded by the coding sequence ATGAGAAGTGACGAGATAAAACAGGGCTATAGCAGGGCACCGCACAGAAGTCTGCTGCGTGCAACAGGTGTGAAAGATGAAGATTTTGACAAGCCGTTCATTGGTGTGGCAAACTCATTTATTGAAATCATTCCGGGACATTTTTTCCTTAATAAAGTCGCAGAGATCATCAAGGCAGAGATCCGTGCGAACGGCTGTGTCCCTTTCGAGTTCAATACCATTGGTGTGGATGACGGGATCGCTATGGGGCATGACGGCATGCTCTATTCTCTTCCCAGCCGTGAGATCATTGCCAATTCCATTGAGACGGTGATGAATGCACACAAGCTCGATGCGATGATCGCTATCCCCAACTGTGACAAGATCGTTCCGGGGATGATCATGGGTGCTTTACGTGTGGATGTGCCTACTGTCTTTGTATCCGGCGGTCCGATGGCTGCAGGACATATGGAGGATGGTACACCTATCGATCTTGCCACTGTTTTTGAGGGAGTGGGTGAGTATGAAGCGGGCGAGATATCAGAAGAGACACTTACAGAAATGGAATGTAACGCCTGTCCAAGCGGCGGGTCCTGTTCGGGAATGTTTACGGCGAACTCCATGAATACGCTCATGGAAGCGATGGGGATCGCTCTGCCGGGTAATGGGACTATTCTTGCATTGACCCCGGAGAGAACGGAACTTTACAAAAAAGCGGCAAGACGCATCTGTGAGATCGCCAAATCCGAAGCGGCTGAGCGTGAAAAGTTCCGTATGAGAAACATCCTGAATGAAAAAGCGGTGCGGAATGCCTTTGCCGTGGATATGGCGATGGGTGGATCATCCAATACCGTGCTTCATATGCTTGCCATTGCCAAAGAGGCGGAAGTGGACTTTAATCTTGAAGATATCAATGTGATCAGTAAACGCGTATCACATATTGCGAAGATCTCTCCGTCATTGACAACAGTGCACATGGAAGATATCAACAAAGCCGGTGGTGTCAGTGCGGTCATGCATGAGATGAGCAAGCGTGGTGAAGACATTCTTCTGGATAACCTGACAGTGACCGGTGAATCCCTGATGGAACGTATCAAAGATGCGAAGATACTCGATACGGACATCATCCATACTGTAGACAACCCCTACTCCGAAGTGGGTGGTTTGGCGATACTCTACGGAAACCTTGCAGAACAGGGAGCGGTCATTAAAACTGCAGGGATCACGGGAGACAGGGCCTTTACCGGGACAGCCGTCTGTTTTGATTCGCAGGATGAAGCTATAGAAGGTATATTGAGCGGTAAAGTCAAAGCCGGAAATGTTGTCGTGATCCGTTACGAGGGTCCAAAAGGCGGACCGGGAATGCAGGAGATGCTCAGCCCTACCAGCCTTATTATGGGTATGGGACTGGGTGATAAAGTGGCGCTCATTACCGACGGAAGGTTCTCCGGCGCAACCAGAGGAGCCAGCATCGGACATGTGAGTCCTGAAGCTGCAGAAGGCGGTCTGATAGGCCTGCTTGAGGACGGCGATGAGATCCATCTCGATGTAGATAATTATATCCTGGAAGCAAAACTTACGTTTGAAGAGATCGCAGAGAGGAAAGACAAATTCAAACCGATCGTTAAACCGCTAAAAAGCAAGTGGCTCAGACAGTACAGAGCATTGGTGACCAATGCAAGTAACGGAGCAGTTCTCGAAGCGGAATAA
- the infC gene encoding translation initiation factor IF-3 yields the protein MSRQNDRNNRGRKKADSTIMNDAIRASELRVLGDDGEQFGIISRDEALKIAEEKGLDLVLVSPDAKPPVAKVMDYGKHKYELEKKKKEARKNQKKIEVKEVKFSCKIAENDIAYKVKHAREFLEKGKHVKLRVFLRGREMANPEWGVEVLNRVWPMLEDIAQLESPPKQEGRYINMYVTPLKK from the coding sequence TTGAGTAGACAAAACGACAGAAACAACAGAGGTAGAAAAAAGGCTGACAGCACCATTATGAATGATGCCATCAGAGCGAGTGAACTGAGAGTGCTGGGAGATGACGGCGAACAGTTCGGTATCATTTCAAGAGACGAAGCACTGAAGATCGCAGAAGAAAAAGGTTTGGACCTGGTACTCGTTTCACCGGATGCCAAACCGCCTGTTGCCAAAGTAATGGACTACGGAAAACACAAATACGAGCTTGAAAAGAAAAAGAAAGAAGCACGGAAAAACCAGAAGAAGATCGAGGTAAAAGAGGTAAAATTCTCTTGCAAGATCGCCGAAAATGACATTGCCTACAAAGTAAAGCATGCACGTGAATTCCTTGAGAAAGGAAAACATGTCAAACTCAGAGTCTTTCTGAGAGGAAGGGAAATGGCAAATCCGGAATGGGGTGTTGAGGTACTCAACCGTGTCTGGCCGATGCTTGAAGATATCGCACAGCTTGAATCACCTCCAAAGCAGGAAGGGCGCTATATCAATATGTATGTTACGCCACTAAAGAAATAA
- the coaE gene encoding dephospho-CoA kinase (Dephospho-CoA kinase (CoaE) performs the final step in coenzyme A biosynthesis.), with the protein MSTEQQPFKYAIALTGGIATGKSSVSKIFEEEGFTVIDADRIAHQVLNDAATEVTRLFGREVLQEKGVDRKALGAIVFGDSEKRKALENLLHPMIFDEILRRSQIEDAQTRPYLVDIPLFFETARYNIERVIVTYASRAQQIKRAIQRDGLSREEILRRITAQLDIEEKRKRATYLIDNSGDEIQLHQESRRIIDKIKKDFS; encoded by the coding sequence GTGTCAACAGAACAACAACCCTTCAAATACGCTATCGCCCTCACCGGGGGTATTGCCACGGGCAAGAGTAGCGTTTCGAAAATATTTGAGGAGGAGGGCTTCACGGTTATCGATGCAGACAGGATCGCACATCAGGTCCTCAATGATGCGGCCACTGAGGTTACCAGACTTTTTGGCAGGGAAGTACTTCAAGAAAAGGGTGTGGACCGTAAAGCACTCGGGGCTATCGTTTTTGGGGACAGTGAAAAGCGTAAAGCCCTCGAAAACCTGCTGCATCCGATGATCTTCGATGAGATCCTTCGCCGCTCACAGATCGAGGATGCACAAACGAGGCCTTATCTCGTAGATATACCCCTTTTTTTCGAAACAGCTCGCTATAATATCGAAAGAGTGATCGTCACCTATGCTTCACGCGCACAGCAGATCAAACGGGCCATACAACGTGATGGACTTTCACGCGAAGAGATACTGCGCCGCATCACTGCACAGCTGGATATAGAAGAGAAAAGAAAGAGAGCAACCTACCTCATAGACAACAGTGGAGATGAAATACAGCTCCATCAGGAGAGCAGGCGCATCATCGATAAGATAAAAAAGGATTTTTCATGA
- the thrS gene encoding threonine--tRNA ligase: MSENLIGYIDEQGNIIDTQSAGENCTATPIVFDNSEKALEIIRHSTAHLMAQAIKELYPDAQFFVGPVVDEGFYYDFRVNEKIGEEDLKTIEKKMKELIKKKYRIEKYEISKEEALKKFANDDLKQAVLSRIPDETVSIYKQGDFEDLCRGPHVPALRFLHNFKLTRVAGAYLGGDENAEMLTRIYGIAFADKESLKNYLTMMEEAKKRDHRKIGTEMGLFMFNEESGAGLPFWMPQGAKLRYKLEQILHKAHLVRDYEPVRGPEILKADMWRTSGHYACYGENMYLTEIDGQEYGIKPMNCIGHIQIFKQTQKSYRDLPLKYYEYGVVHRHEKSGVLHGLLRVREFTQDDAHIFCAPEQIASEVLEVVEFVDSVMKLFNFEYTMEISTKPEKAIGDDEVWETATQGLKDALKGNDLPYTIDEGGGAFYGPKIDIKITDAIGRKWQCGTIQVDFNLPERFEVEYVAEDNSRKRPVMIHRAILGSFERFIGILTEHYAGEFPFFIAPTQVIFVPISEAHAGYAYGLKKKLRLEGIDAEVYDKNDSLNKRIRTAEKQRVPYVVIVGDEEVENHSVAIRNRRTREQYNLTQDEFMVELTKQLQEGKI; encoded by the coding sequence GTGAGTGAAAATCTAATTGGTTACATAGACGAGCAGGGTAACATCATAGACACACAGAGTGCAGGGGAGAACTGTACCGCAACACCGATAGTGTTCGACAATTCGGAAAAAGCACTGGAGATCATCAGGCACTCTACCGCACACCTTATGGCACAGGCGATCAAAGAGCTCTACCCGGATGCACAGTTCTTTGTCGGCCCGGTAGTGGACGAAGGGTTCTACTATGACTTCAGGGTCAACGAAAAGATCGGGGAAGAAGACCTCAAAACGATCGAAAAGAAGATGAAAGAGCTCATCAAAAAGAAATACAGGATCGAAAAATATGAGATCAGCAAAGAAGAGGCACTGAAGAAATTTGCAAACGATGACCTCAAACAGGCAGTACTTTCCCGCATCCCTGATGAGACCGTTTCCATCTACAAGCAGGGAGACTTTGAAGATCTTTGCAGAGGACCTCATGTCCCTGCCCTCAGATTCCTGCACAATTTCAAACTGACCAGAGTAGCCGGTGCCTACCTCGGCGGTGACGAAAATGCCGAAATGCTCACCCGTATCTACGGTATCGCTTTTGCGGACAAAGAATCACTCAAGAATTACCTGACAATGATGGAAGAGGCCAAAAAGCGTGACCATCGAAAGATCGGTACGGAGATGGGACTCTTCATGTTCAACGAAGAATCCGGTGCAGGACTGCCTTTCTGGATGCCACAGGGAGCCAAGCTCCGTTATAAACTTGAGCAGATACTCCACAAGGCCCACCTGGTAAGAGACTACGAACCCGTACGCGGTCCGGAGATACTTAAGGCTGACATGTGGCGGACCTCCGGGCACTATGCCTGCTACGGCGAGAACATGTATCTTACAGAGATCGACGGTCAGGAGTACGGTATCAAGCCGATGAACTGTATCGGGCATATTCAGATCTTCAAGCAGACACAGAAGAGTTACCGTGATCTGCCGCTCAAATATTATGAATACGGTGTAGTCCACAGACATGAGAAATCCGGTGTGCTTCACGGGTTGCTGCGTGTCAGGGAATTCACCCAGGATGACGCGCATATCTTCTGTGCACCTGAGCAGATCGCTTCGGAAGTCCTGGAAGTTGTGGAATTCGTCGATTCGGTCATGAAGCTTTTCAATTTCGAGTACACCATGGAGATCTCCACCAAGCCGGAAAAGGCTATCGGCGACGATGAAGTCTGGGAGACGGCGACACAGGGGCTGAAAGATGCACTCAAGGGCAATGACCTTCCTTATACCATCGATGAGGGCGGCGGGGCATTCTACGGGCCGAAGATCGACATCAAGATCACCGATGCCATCGGCAGAAAATGGCAGTGCGGGACCATTCAGGTCGACTTCAACCTGCCTGAACGTTTTGAGGTGGAGTATGTTGCAGAAGACAACAGCCGTAAACGTCCGGTGATGATCCACCGTGCGATCCTCGGTTCATTCGAACGTTTCATCGGTATCCTTACAGAACACTATGCCGGAGAATTTCCCTTCTTCATTGCACCGACACAGGTGATCTTCGTTCCGATCAGTGAAGCACATGCCGGTTATGCCTACGGGCTTAAGAAAAAGCTGAGACTTGAGGGGATAGATGCTGAAGTCTATGACAAAAACGATTCACTCAACAAACGTATCAGGACGGCGGAAAAGCAGCGTGTACCCTATGTTGTCATCGTCGGCGACGAAGAAGTGGAGAACCATTCCGTAGCTATCAGGAACAGAAGGACACGTGAACAGTATAATCTAACACAAGACGAATTTATGGTAGAATTAACCAAACAACTTCAAGAAGGAAAGATTTGA